A genomic segment from Thermotoga neapolitana DSM 4359 encodes:
- the flgA gene encoding flagellar basal body P-ring formation chaperone FlgA, whose protein sequence is MRFFLILLTFLSSFLFSETFTLKETLLATPGVLSLNDLTVEKIDTDKDLMVLLPGFEYLISQSFLKIRFPEHEFTGPDQIRITVKGPDEIRKVVHEEIEKKVGVKDFEAFVVKTFGKFPQDLNLSYVRVTRISKNLINVFLKFTDGSYVTLNVVLKKERNVVVLKRNINVGDVIKEDFVTVEERDIFEINGEPFYNVSEVVGMVSKRYLRSGTVLTKNMLEHPPDVVKGQIVPAYVDLGSIKVSTFVEILENGHLGETVKAMNVESRKYVFGRVEKGPVLRILGVTE, encoded by the coding sequence ATGAGATTCTTTTTAATACTGTTGACGTTTCTCTCTTCATTCCTCTTCTCTGAAACCTTCACCCTGAAAGAAACACTCCTGGCCACGCCAGGAGTTCTTTCTCTGAACGACCTCACCGTCGAAAAGATCGATACAGACAAAGACCTGATGGTCCTACTTCCGGGCTTTGAATACCTTATTTCCCAAAGTTTCCTGAAGATCAGGTTCCCGGAGCACGAATTCACAGGACCAGACCAGATAAGGATAACGGTAAAAGGTCCCGACGAAATCAGAAAAGTGGTACACGAAGAAATCGAAAAGAAGGTGGGCGTGAAAGACTTCGAAGCGTTCGTCGTGAAAACCTTCGGAAAGTTCCCACAGGATCTAAACCTCTCCTACGTGAGAGTTACCAGAATATCGAAGAACCTGATCAACGTTTTTCTGAAATTCACCGATGGTTCCTACGTGACCCTGAACGTTGTACTCAAAAAAGAAAGGAATGTGGTGGTCCTGAAGAGAAATATAAACGTGGGAGATGTGATAAAGGAAGACTTTGTGACCGTGGAAGAAAGGGATATATTTGAAATCAACGGTGAGCCGTTCTACAACGTTTCAGAAGTTGTGGGGATGGTGTCTAAGAGATACCTGAGATCCGGTACCGTTCTCACAAAGAATATGTTAGAGCATCCTCCTGACGTGGTGAAAGGGCAGATCGTTCCGGCGTACGTGGATCTTGGAAGCATAAAGGTGTCCACCTTCGTGGAGATACTGGAAAACGGACATCTTGGAGAGACTGTGAAAGCCATGAACGTTGAAAGCAGAAAATACGTTTTCGGAAGAGTTGAGAAAGGACCCGTTTTGAGAATACTGGGGGTGACGGAATGA
- the flgG gene encoding flagellar basal-body rod protein FlgG, with product MMISLYSAATGMSAQQFKLDTIANNLANVDTTGYKKVRAEFQDLLYQYVKNAGTPTAATSTLPTGLYVGHGVRTAATTRIFTLGNFEQTGNALDLAIAGDGFFQIQLQDGRIAYTRDGSFKVDSEGRIVTSNGLLLVPEITIPENAVSINVSPDGIVSAELQDGTIQQLGTITLVRFVNPSGLKSIGDNLYIATPASGDPIEGVPGQDGFGAIKQGFLEKSNVDVVREMVDMITAQRAYEFNSRVIQTADEMLRTATNVKR from the coding sequence ATGATGATATCTCTTTACTCTGCCGCAACGGGAATGTCTGCACAACAGTTCAAACTCGATACCATAGCGAACAACCTCGCCAACGTGGACACCACAGGGTACAAGAAGGTGAGGGCAGAATTCCAAGATCTCCTCTATCAGTACGTGAAGAACGCTGGAACTCCAACAGCCGCCACTTCCACCCTTCCAACGGGGCTGTACGTCGGACACGGTGTGAGGACGGCGGCAACGACACGAATATTCACCCTTGGAAACTTCGAGCAGACCGGCAACGCCCTCGATCTGGCGATAGCCGGAGATGGCTTCTTCCAGATTCAACTTCAGGATGGCAGAATCGCCTACACAAGGGACGGAAGTTTCAAGGTGGATAGCGAGGGAAGAATTGTCACCTCGAACGGACTTCTTCTGGTACCCGAGATAACCATTCCAGAAAACGCCGTTTCGATAAACGTCTCTCCGGACGGCATCGTTTCGGCTGAACTTCAGGATGGCACCATACAGCAACTCGGAACGATCACGCTCGTGAGGTTCGTGAACCCATCCGGTCTGAAATCGATAGGAGATAACCTCTACATCGCAACGCCCGCGTCCGGAGATCCGATAGAAGGTGTTCCAGGTCAGGACGGCTTTGGAGCCATAAAACAGGGCTTTCTGGAAAAATCCAACGTCGATGTCGTCAGGGAAATGGTGGACATGATCACCGCACAGAGGGCGTACGAGTTCAACTCGAGGGTCATACAGACAGCCGATGAGATGTTGAGAACAGCCACCAACGTGAAGAGATGA
- a CDS encoding flagellar hook-basal body protein — MTRGIYNASMGMLIDMAKLDRIANDLANVDTAGYKQDREAFRAYLRREIFRQEPDPIEKRVEKVPIGPLEYAVVLDEVRSDLSQGPLEETKVPYHLAIDGEGFFRIEFNGQEYFTRNGEFEVGSGGYIVTNYGGYLLDENGERIEYFDGFTVDGEGYVRDENGNVITRIGVYTVENPQKFGNTLFTGENPSPTENFRILQGYVEKSNVNALKAMVDMISAMRHYELSQRAVLVNDELNGKLINSLATLK; from the coding sequence GTGACGAGGGGCATCTACAACGCCTCCATGGGCATGCTGATCGACATGGCAAAACTGGACAGAATAGCCAACGATCTGGCAAACGTCGACACGGCTGGCTACAAACAGGACAGGGAAGCCTTCAGGGCCTACCTGAGAAGGGAAATCTTCAGACAGGAGCCAGATCCCATCGAAAAGAGGGTAGAAAAGGTTCCGATAGGTCCCCTCGAGTACGCTGTCGTGCTGGACGAGGTGAGAAGTGATCTTTCCCAGGGCCCCCTCGAGGAAACAAAGGTCCCGTACCATCTCGCCATAGACGGTGAGGGGTTTTTCAGGATAGAGTTCAACGGCCAGGAGTACTTCACCAGAAACGGAGAGTTTGAAGTGGGAAGCGGTGGATACATCGTTACAAACTACGGAGGATACCTCCTGGATGAAAACGGCGAAAGAATAGAGTACTTCGACGGTTTCACGGTGGATGGAGAAGGTTATGTGAGAGACGAAAACGGAAACGTGATAACAAGAATCGGTGTGTACACCGTGGAAAACCCTCAGAAGTTTGGAAACACCCTCTTCACCGGAGAAAATCCGTCCCCCACAGAAAATTTTAGGATTCTTCAGGGCTATGTAGAAAAATCAAATGTGAACGCCCTGAAGGCGATGGTGGACATGATCTCTGCAATGAGACACTACGAACTCTCTCAGAGAGCGGTCCTTGTCAACGATGAACTGAACGGAAAACTCATCAACTCCCTGGCTACTCTGAAGTGA
- a CDS encoding rod shape-determining protein — translation MPKGDIGIDLGTASIIVYKRGEGIVLHEPSVVAISEKTEEIVAIGEEAKKMLGKTPEGLKAIRPMKDGVIADYKTIEAIIRSFLRRIVGRFSFMKPSLIIGVPTKITEVEKRAVFEAGLNAGARRVHIVSEPIAAAIGAGIDVMASEGNMVVDIGGGTTDIAVISLGGTVVGESVRMAGDAMDEAIVKFVRKKYGLVIGESTAEEIKKRIGKTHPAFENYEVEIKGRDVVTGLPRTDRVNSEDVREAIEPIIMALLTKIKNVLERTPPELSADIINNGIHLTGGGALLRGLDRTIYDEIHVKTIVAEDPITCVARGTGVLLEDERLLKTVCETFAR, via the coding sequence ATGCCAAAGGGAGACATCGGCATAGACCTGGGAACAGCATCTATCATCGTTTACAAAAGAGGTGAAGGAATCGTTCTGCACGAGCCCTCCGTTGTGGCGATATCGGAGAAGACGGAAGAGATCGTCGCAATCGGTGAGGAAGCAAAGAAGATGCTCGGAAAGACCCCTGAAGGATTGAAAGCTATCCGTCCGATGAAAGACGGTGTGATAGCGGACTACAAAACCATAGAAGCGATCATTCGAAGTTTTCTAAGGCGCATAGTGGGAAGGTTCAGCTTCATGAAGCCTTCCCTCATCATAGGGGTTCCCACGAAGATCACCGAAGTCGAAAAAAGGGCGGTCTTTGAGGCTGGTCTCAACGCAGGGGCTCGAAGGGTGCACATCGTTTCCGAACCGATAGCGGCCGCAATAGGTGCAGGAATAGATGTCATGGCGTCTGAAGGAAACATGGTGGTGGATATAGGTGGTGGAACCACGGACATAGCCGTGATCAGCCTTGGCGGCACGGTGGTTGGAGAGTCGGTGAGGATGGCAGGAGACGCAATGGATGAAGCGATAGTAAAGTTCGTTCGAAAAAAGTACGGCCTCGTCATAGGAGAGTCCACCGCCGAAGAGATAAAGAAGAGAATCGGAAAGACACACCCTGCCTTTGAGAACTACGAAGTCGAAATAAAAGGACGTGACGTGGTAACGGGTCTTCCAAGAACAGATCGGGTGAACTCAGAGGACGTGAGAGAAGCCATCGAACCCATCATCATGGCCCTTCTCACAAAGATCAAGAACGTCCTCGAAAGAACACCACCAGAACTTTCTGCCGATATCATAAACAACGGCATACACCTCACCGGAGGCGGAGCCCTCCTCAGAGGTCTCGACAGAACCATCTACGATGAAATCCACGTCAAGACGATTGTGGCCGAAGATCCGATCACGTGTGTTGCGAGAGGAACGGGTGTTCTCCTGGAGGATGAAAGGTTGTTGAAGACGGTCTGTGAAACGTTTGCGAGGTGA
- a CDS encoding RuvX/YqgF family protein, protein MIVAIDYGERKCGVAFGKILPQDSVVVPTRELKKFVERLNPDKIVFGMPLSMSGRYSQQTFKTVEVALSFSKKYETYLCDERLTTRIASKVSKRDDAVSAALIFQSFVENPAGCTKIEDRRKKVNLSLESVSDRKVLLYEFPDPSLKLDSKEIDVVTKDPVLAYFFYKKGFFVERNVPEKKYDLIISGKECEQLKKYLSERGELVCL, encoded by the coding sequence GTGATCGTTGCGATAGATTACGGTGAGAGAAAATGCGGTGTAGCCTTTGGAAAGATTCTTCCACAGGACAGCGTGGTCGTACCTACCAGGGAACTCAAAAAGTTCGTGGAGAGACTGAATCCTGATAAAATAGTTTTTGGAATGCCCCTTTCGATGAGTGGTCGATACTCACAGCAAACGTTCAAAACAGTCGAAGTTGCCCTGTCTTTTTCGAAAAAGTACGAGACCTATCTGTGCGACGAAAGACTCACAACGAGGATCGCAAGTAAGGTATCGAAAAGAGACGACGCGGTGAGTGCGGCTCTTATATTTCAGTCTTTTGTCGAAAATCCAGCGGGATGCACGAAGATCGAAGACAGAAGAAAGAAGGTAAATCTTTCGCTGGAAAGCGTTTCAGACAGGAAGGTTCTTCTGTACGAGTTTCCTGATCCTTCTTTGAAACTGGATTCGAAAGAGATCGATGTGGTAACGAAGGACCCTGTTCTTGCTTATTTTTTCTACAAGAAAGGATTCTTCGTTGAAAGAAACGTTCCCGAGAAAAAGTACGATCTTATCATCTCAGGAAAAGAGTGTGAACAGCTGAAAAAATATCTATCGGAAAGAGGAGAACTGGTGTGCCTGTAG
- the recJ gene encoding single-stranded-DNA-specific exonuclease RecJ: protein MKKWELSHPDEHAVKRISQRFDLSEIAARVLVNRGIDTEEAARSFLFTDETCQHDPFLFKDMEKAVETLLQVRSEGQLVLIHGDYDVDGITSAVVLKEFLEENGWKVDVYIPHRIEEGYGVQKENVLSFKEMGVSCLVTVDCGITAVESIDLAKRLGMRVIVTDHHEVNGDIPPADAVVNPKVPGEDYPFRDLAGVGVTYKLVQALAQVLKYPDVEKYLELVALGTVADMVSLLDENRYFVKKGIELLMKTERLGLKKLLEKLGLKKLTSHDISYKIAPRLNAAGRMGSATDAFVLLTMKDPARTEGVVERLMELNNERRRIERQIYKEAVEKIEANDLWKDPIIVVAGENWHVGVIGIVAAKLANRYEKPVAVVSLSDEYAKGSIRSYNGYDIMNAFSGDVLEIFDEIGGHSSAAGFSLRKEHLESFKEYMKNVALEMKDEKVMVDAEVSLNDVDERFIEDIQLLMPFGQGNPEPVLLFSNLLIEKIHFFGEDNSNVFLHLKDGERKLEVIGYNFKSLSNSFSALPVAPTRGSVVVNLRPMGDGLSYYLVSLDVKPIFRVKSKEVSSLLKKAKEKKLLVRIPYPSRTKFLLSVKEETGGRLGIISLTNASAQNVSGCLARYSSSNASGYVNSVFTRGLENDIVVFTLVGFLKHLPLNDFDMFIVNEFQDFVSYSHNSQVQEFLNLLEKYPGKFLFVSSMKNPALEDFLRNSEYEVVDLKTNELEEFLFSDQRGRFDLETLAGSSGFSIVVSEKRLIPNIYKKLGKKAVVYYAGMDLEKKLKVVGLIESGSARKAILTSNTDGLPTHIRGDIIFYDFPFSIYEIVDLLRRRAVINLCYSSQDMKRRRAELERLFPSPDKLEEIACATEKTKDRTELEKILESDYGIKGNVLKDLYMDLIEELRSGKTPWRVLEGDLEKRVFEDTVSVLTEDLKDLYSFFRDRVIR, encoded by the coding sequence ATGAAAAAGTGGGAACTTTCACACCCTGATGAACACGCTGTGAAAAGAATTTCACAGCGTTTTGATCTCAGCGAAATAGCCGCAAGGGTTCTGGTGAACCGTGGTATCGACACAGAAGAGGCTGCAAGATCTTTTCTGTTCACAGATGAAACCTGCCAGCATGACCCTTTCCTCTTCAAAGACATGGAGAAAGCCGTTGAAACCCTCCTTCAAGTTCGTTCCGAAGGTCAACTCGTTCTGATCCACGGTGATTACGATGTGGACGGAATAACGTCAGCCGTCGTGCTGAAAGAGTTCCTCGAAGAGAACGGCTGGAAGGTGGACGTCTACATCCCCCATCGGATCGAAGAAGGCTACGGCGTTCAGAAGGAAAACGTTCTTTCTTTCAAGGAGATGGGAGTCTCCTGTCTTGTGACGGTCGACTGTGGGATCACGGCCGTTGAATCCATAGACCTGGCAAAAAGACTCGGCATGAGAGTGATCGTGACCGATCACCATGAGGTGAATGGAGACATTCCACCCGCTGATGCCGTTGTGAACCCGAAAGTGCCAGGAGAAGACTATCCCTTCAGGGACCTTGCGGGTGTTGGGGTGACCTACAAACTCGTACAGGCCCTCGCCCAGGTGTTGAAATATCCCGATGTCGAAAAGTACCTGGAACTGGTGGCCCTCGGAACAGTCGCCGATATGGTGTCTCTCCTTGACGAGAACAGGTATTTCGTGAAAAAGGGTATAGAACTCCTCATGAAAACAGAACGCCTGGGGTTGAAAAAACTCCTGGAGAAACTGGGATTGAAGAAGCTCACTTCACACGATATCAGTTACAAGATAGCCCCCCGTCTCAACGCAGCGGGCCGTATGGGAAGTGCAACGGATGCCTTTGTGCTGCTGACGATGAAAGATCCTGCCAGAACCGAAGGCGTTGTGGAAAGATTGATGGAGCTGAACAACGAACGCCGAAGAATCGAAAGGCAGATATACAAAGAGGCAGTCGAGAAGATCGAGGCGAACGATCTGTGGAAAGATCCCATCATAGTGGTTGCCGGAGAAAACTGGCACGTGGGGGTTATAGGTATCGTAGCAGCAAAACTTGCCAACAGATACGAAAAACCCGTGGCGGTCGTCTCTCTCAGCGATGAGTACGCCAAGGGCTCCATAAGAAGTTACAACGGCTACGACATAATGAACGCCTTCTCCGGTGACGTCCTGGAGATATTCGATGAAATAGGAGGACATTCTTCTGCTGCAGGATTCTCCCTCCGAAAAGAGCATCTGGAATCTTTCAAAGAGTACATGAAAAATGTCGCCCTGGAGATGAAAGACGAGAAAGTGATGGTGGATGCCGAAGTGAGCCTCAACGACGTCGATGAAAGGTTCATCGAGGACATTCAGCTTCTCATGCCGTTTGGTCAGGGAAATCCCGAGCCTGTGCTCCTGTTCAGCAACCTGCTCATAGAGAAGATACACTTCTTCGGAGAAGACAACAGCAATGTCTTTCTCCACCTGAAAGATGGAGAAAGGAAACTGGAAGTGATCGGGTACAACTTCAAGAGTCTCTCGAACTCGTTTTCTGCCCTTCCCGTTGCTCCAACAAGGGGTAGCGTTGTCGTCAACCTGAGGCCCATGGGAGACGGCCTGTCTTACTACCTTGTTTCGCTGGATGTGAAACCGATTTTTCGCGTGAAGAGCAAAGAAGTGAGTTCTCTTCTGAAAAAAGCAAAAGAGAAAAAACTGCTGGTCAGAATTCCATACCCTTCCAGGACGAAGTTTCTCCTTTCGGTGAAGGAAGAAACCGGCGGAAGGCTTGGAATCATTTCTCTGACGAACGCTTCAGCACAGAACGTCTCAGGTTGTCTGGCAAGATACAGCTCATCGAACGCATCAGGATATGTGAATTCGGTCTTCACCAGGGGTCTGGAAAACGACATCGTTGTTTTCACTCTGGTGGGTTTCCTGAAACATCTTCCACTGAACGACTTTGATATGTTCATTGTAAACGAATTCCAGGATTTTGTATCCTACAGCCACAACAGTCAGGTTCAGGAGTTTCTGAACCTTCTGGAAAAATACCCCGGGAAATTTCTCTTCGTCTCCTCGATGAAAAATCCGGCCCTTGAAGACTTCTTGAGAAACAGCGAATATGAGGTTGTGGATCTCAAAACAAATGAACTCGAAGAGTTTCTGTTTTCAGATCAGAGAGGTCGATTCGACCTTGAAACACTCGCAGGTTCCAGCGGTTTTTCGATAGTGGTTTCCGAAAAAAGACTGATCCCGAACATCTACAAAAAACTCGGTAAGAAAGCGGTCGTTTACTACGCAGGCATGGATCTGGAGAAAAAATTGAAAGTGGTAGGATTGATAGAAAGCGGATCTGCTCGAAAGGCAATTCTCACGAGTAACACCGATGGTCTGCCCACCCATATCAGGGGTGATATTATTTTCTACGACTTTCCATTCAGCATCTACGAGATCGTGGACCTTCTAAGAAGAAGAGCTGTCATCAACCTGTGCTATTCATCTCAGGACATGAAAAGACGTAGGGCTGAACTGGAAAGACTGTTCCCCAGTCCGGATAAACTGGAAGAGATAGCCTGTGCAACTGAAAAGACGAAAGACAGGACAGAACTGGAGAAGATCCTCGAAAGCGATTACGGAATAAAAGGAAATGTTTTGAAGGATCTGTACATGGACCTGATAGAGGAGTTGCGTTCCGGGAAAACTCCATGGAGAGTTCTGGAGGGCGATCTTGAAAAGAGGGTTTTCGAAGATACGGTTTCTGTTCTCACAGAAGACCTGAAGGATCTGTACTCCTTCTTCAGGGACAGGGTGATAAGGTGA
- a CDS encoding HD domain-containing protein translates to MFKKVSRDPVHSEIYLYPLEILVADTKVVQRLRFLSQLAGATMVYPGATHTRFAHSLGTMHIAGIYARNLFDDHSRIRLIRLAALLHDVGHGPFSHQFDDVVFKKYGYEDGHDEFRDRLILEKLPEEMKRVYNTYNSRLKRAVEEDVTKTVGDLPIEEAFQEIAKRVVEIFRGEETGSVDFNVIQGPLGADRLDFLLRDSYHSGVGHFAPMNVDRVLRNSLVRVKDGKEILCYHVKVVDNIYSILFSRFMMYKNVYFHKTSRAADLMIQEMLSYACEILNLEERLKDLDEFLELTDYSILKELEMKGDERVKKLINRFKNRDLWKMVVERPFSAEGFDPSELSLSAAQNLIDRIVENIRSVLESGDVEDEDKKILSDICERKDDYFRIDTPYKLTIFHPDEFLQNNVFLYDPGSDEVLTVDEYVKKYPAYRLMVSNMIQIVRIYVTEDVREILYRYRVVPEDGRRAVTRW, encoded by the coding sequence GTGTTCAAGAAGGTTTCAAGGGATCCTGTACATTCGGAGATATATCTGTATCCTTTGGAAATACTTGTAGCCGATACGAAGGTTGTTCAGAGGTTGAGATTTCTGTCTCAGCTTGCGGGAGCGACGATGGTGTACCCTGGAGCAACGCACACCAGGTTTGCCCATTCCCTTGGAACGATGCACATAGCGGGTATATACGCCAGGAACCTGTTCGACGATCACAGTCGGATCAGGTTGATACGTCTTGCGGCCCTTTTGCACGATGTGGGACACGGTCCTTTCAGCCATCAATTCGACGATGTGGTCTTCAAAAAGTACGGTTACGAAGACGGCCACGATGAGTTCAGGGATAGACTGATCCTTGAGAAACTACCGGAGGAGATGAAGAGGGTCTACAACACTTACAACTCGAGGTTGAAGCGTGCGGTGGAAGAGGATGTGACGAAGACCGTGGGGGACCTTCCCATCGAGGAGGCGTTCCAGGAGATTGCAAAGAGGGTTGTGGAGATTTTCAGGGGGGAAGAGACGGGAAGCGTTGATTTCAACGTGATACAGGGACCACTGGGAGCAGACAGACTAGATTTCCTTCTGAGGGACTCGTACCACAGCGGCGTTGGACACTTTGCGCCGATGAACGTGGACAGGGTTCTCAGAAACTCCCTTGTCAGAGTGAAGGACGGAAAGGAAATCCTGTGCTATCATGTGAAAGTGGTGGACAACATTTACTCCATACTCTTCAGCAGGTTCATGATGTACAAGAACGTCTATTTCCACAAGACATCGCGTGCGGCAGATCTCATGATCCAGGAGATGCTCTCGTACGCCTGTGAAATTCTCAACCTGGAAGAGCGGCTGAAAGACCTGGATGAATTTCTTGAACTCACAGATTACTCCATTCTCAAAGAACTGGAAATGAAGGGTGACGAGAGGGTCAAAAAACTCATAAACAGGTTCAAGAATCGTGACCTGTGGAAGATGGTGGTAGAACGCCCGTTCTCTGCCGAGGGTTTTGATCCATCTGAGCTGAGCCTTTCGGCGGCACAGAATTTGATCGACAGGATAGTTGAGAACATCCGCAGTGTTTTGGAAAGCGGTGATGTAGAGGACGAAGACAAAAAAATCCTTTCCGACATCTGTGAGAGGAAAGACGATTACTTCAGAATCGACACACCCTACAAACTCACAATCTTTCATCCGGACGAATTTCTGCAGAACAACGTGTTCCTTTACGATCCAGGATCTGACGAGGTGCTCACCGTAGACGAATACGTGAAGAAGTATCCTGCTTACAGGTTGATGGTGAGTAACATGATACAGATAGTCAGGATATACGTAACGGAGGATGTGCGAGAGATCCTGTACAGGTACAGAGTCGTGCCGGAGGACGGAAGAAGGGCGGTCACAAGATGGTGA
- a CDS encoding polysaccharide biosynthesis protein yields MVNMRKLLLFLLDAGLTLFSGVVALFARFGFNFQEMLRYDESILIYTIVSMVVYVLNGNYSVVWEYANARDFLLLIRGSVISYISALAFFYFYRDVVLPRSVGFATFLGSMILIVLSRITWQWLTLSRKGRPTEKRIMIIGAGDAGVSILEEFEKHPHLGKVVAFMDDSPRKIGRRVRGIPVFGPIDRTMEYVERLGVDEVIVAIPSATKQQMERILGSIDLKKVKVKTLPSIRELMEDRVRLSHLKDISIEDLLGREEVKIDVRGIENLLKGKRILVTGAGGSIGSELCKQIAKMNPEELILLGHGENSIYLIDEFLSENFPNLKKKRVIADVACENLMELWMSRLKPDIVFHVAAHKHVPLMEENPLEAFRVNTLGTINLVELSRKMKVKHFVFISTDKAVNPTSVMGLTKRISELYIMTQDTDDTKFSIVRFGNVLGSRGSVVEKFRRQIEKGGPVTVTDPRMKRYFMSIPEAVSLILQSLLYSSGNDLFILDMGEQIPIVKLAETMIMLSGFVPHQDIKIVYTGVRPGEKMYEELTYPYERKEFTPHPKIFRVKSDSLPSRETVLEAILSMKSALERKDVNALLSEMMRLVPEAKLNDGVLD; encoded by the coding sequence ATGGTGAACATGAGGAAACTGTTGCTGTTTCTTCTGGACGCAGGTCTTACCCTCTTTTCCGGTGTGGTGGCACTCTTTGCGAGGTTTGGGTTCAACTTTCAGGAAATGCTGCGATACGATGAATCGATCCTCATATACACGATCGTATCGATGGTTGTTTACGTTCTGAATGGAAACTACTCCGTTGTGTGGGAGTACGCCAACGCAAGAGACTTTCTTCTGCTGATAAGGGGAAGTGTCATATCGTACATCTCTGCTCTCGCTTTTTTCTACTTCTACCGCGATGTCGTTCTTCCTCGCTCCGTTGGTTTTGCCACCTTCCTTGGCTCCATGATTCTCATCGTTCTTAGCAGGATCACCTGGCAGTGGTTGACGTTGAGCCGCAAAGGACGACCCACAGAAAAGAGGATCATGATCATCGGGGCCGGTGACGCGGGTGTTTCCATCCTGGAAGAGTTCGAAAAGCACCCCCACCTTGGAAAAGTGGTTGCCTTCATGGATGACTCACCACGGAAGATAGGAAGAAGGGTCAGGGGAATTCCCGTCTTTGGCCCCATCGACAGAACGATGGAGTACGTTGAAAGGCTGGGTGTGGATGAAGTCATCGTGGCCATCCCGTCTGCCACAAAACAGCAGATGGAACGTATCCTTGGAAGCATTGACCTGAAAAAAGTCAAGGTGAAAACCCTTCCGAGCATCAGAGAGTTGATGGAGGATCGGGTGAGACTCTCTCACCTGAAGGACATATCGATAGAGGATCTTCTTGGAAGAGAAGAGGTAAAGATCGACGTGCGTGGAATAGAGAATCTTTTGAAAGGAAAGAGAATCCTTGTGACGGGAGCTGGGGGGAGTATAGGATCTGAGCTCTGCAAGCAGATAGCGAAGATGAATCCTGAAGAACTCATCCTCCTGGGACACGGTGAGAACAGCATCTACCTGATAGACGAATTCCTCAGTGAGAATTTCCCGAATCTGAAGAAAAAAAGGGTAATAGCGGACGTTGCCTGTGAGAATCTCATGGAGCTTTGGATGTCAAGGCTGAAACCGGATATCGTCTTTCATGTGGCTGCCCACAAGCACGTACCATTGATGGAGGAAAACCCGCTGGAGGCTTTCCGGGTGAACACCCTCGGAACGATCAACCTGGTGGAACTCTCCAGAAAGATGAAGGTGAAACACTTCGTCTTCATCTCCACCGACAAGGCTGTGAATCCCACCTCCGTAATGGGCCTCACAAAAAGGATCTCGGAGCTTTACATTATGACACAGGATACAGACGATACGAAATTTTCGATCGTGAGATTCGGAAACGTCCTGGGAAGCCGAGGGAGTGTAGTGGAGAAGTTCAGGCGGCAGATAGAAAAGGGTGGCCCGGTGACCGTGACAGATCCGAGAATGAAGAGATACTTCATGTCCATACCGGAAGCGGTATCCCTCATCCTCCAATCTCTCCTGTACTCGTCCGGTAACGACCTTTTCATCCTCGATATGGGGGAGCAGATACCCATTGTGAAACTTGCAGAAACGATGATCATGCTCTCAGGATTCGTACCTCACCAGGACATAAAGATCGTCTACACCGGCGTCAGGCCAGGAGAGAAGATGTACGAAGAACTCACCTATCCTTATGAAAGAAAAGAATTCACACCTCACCCGAAGATATTCAGGGTGAAATCTGATTCTCTACCCTCCAGGGAAACGGTCCTTGAAGCGATTCTTTCCATGAAAAGTGCCCTTGAAAGAAAAGACGTGAATGCCCTCCTTTCTGAGATGATGAGACTCGTTCCGGAGGCAAAGTTGAATGACGGAGTTCTTGACTAG